A part of Desulfotomaculum nigrificans DSM 574 genomic DNA contains:
- the csrA gene encoding carbon storage regulator CsrA — translation MLILSRKKNQAIHIGDNIVITILDVASDNVKIGIEAPKNIQVYRSEVFKAIEEENKKAALAKAAPEDLAKLLEDFGSVQNFV, via the coding sequence ATGCTGATACTCTCCCGTAAGAAAAATCAGGCCATACATATTGGAGACAATATAGTAATCACCATTCTGGACGTGGCCAGTGATAATGTAAAAATCGGCATCGAAGCCCCTAAAAATATACAAGTATATCGCAGTGAAGTGTTTAAGGCTATCGAAGAGGAAAATAAAAAGGCTGCTTTGGCTAAAGCAGCCCCCGAAGATTTGGCTAAATTGTTGGAAGATTTCGGGAGTGTACAAAATTTTGTGTAA
- a CDS encoding flagellar assembly protein FliW gives MNQDQLNEAKFLFEQGLPGFTHLRYFIISSPFEDNPFYYLQSVEEAEICFLIVNPFALTQSYEFDLPDSVSESLEIKSPSDIVVFNIVNVRGDLASATVNLQAPLVINIVNHKGMQVVLNDPGLNLREPLKNLLQGKVVK, from the coding sequence GTGAACCAGGACCAGTTAAATGAAGCTAAATTTTTATTTGAACAGGGGCTGCCGGGCTTTACACACTTGAGATATTTCATTATTTCCAGTCCTTTTGAAGACAACCCCTTTTATTACCTGCAATCAGTGGAAGAAGCAGAAATCTGCTTTTTAATCGTCAACCCCTTTGCCCTTACCCAAAGTTATGAATTTGACCTGCCGGACTCTGTATCAGAAAGCCTTGAAATTAAAAGTCCCTCTGACATTGTGGTATTTAATATTGTTAATGTCCGTGGGGATTTAGCCAGCGCCACAGTTAACCTGCAGGCCCCGTTGGTGATAAATATAGTTAACCATAAAGGAATGCAAGTTGTTTTAAACGACCCCGGTTTAAATTTACGGGAACCACTAAAAAACCTGCTTCAGGGAAAGGTGGTTAAATAA
- the fliS gene encoding flagellar export chaperone FliS — MIAKNPYQNYQQNAIMSAGPEELTTMLYNRLVKDLKLAREHVENRDIEGAHSSIVHAQDILSHLMHTLDTSYEVGQNLMAMYDYMYRCLVQANLKKDANLIQEVTGYAEEIRDTWIQAVKLAKSSAAMGN; from the coding sequence ATGATCGCCAAAAATCCTTATCAAAATTATCAGCAAAATGCCATCATGAGCGCCGGACCGGAGGAACTGACCACCATGCTGTATAACCGGTTGGTGAAAGATTTAAAACTGGCCCGGGAACATGTGGAGAATAGAGATATCGAAGGTGCCCACAGCTCAATAGTTCATGCCCAGGATATCTTGAGCCACCTCATGCACACTTTGGACACCAGTTATGAAGTGGGACAAAACTTAATGGCCATGTATGATTATATGTACAGGTGTTTAGTACAGGCAAATTTAAAAAAGGATGCCAATCTAATCCAGGAAGTGACCGGTTATGCCGAAGAAATCAGGGATACCTGGATACAGGCGGTAAAACTGGCCAAATCCAGCGCAGCTATGGGGAATTAG
- a CDS encoding flagellar protein FliT → MEQLEHLYTIKKKKIEKILKLTTQQKLAIESQDVEQLHNLLAERQTVMDEVDGLNGEIGRLERSGLSSAMAESIRILKREIDTLWQQIAVLDEQNKAALNRQFLEVKRKIIGLKNSKTVQQAYFPNRQQNFGYFVDNKK, encoded by the coding sequence ATGGAGCAATTAGAACACCTTTATACCATCAAAAAGAAAAAGATAGAAAAGATTCTAAAACTAACCACCCAGCAGAAATTGGCCATTGAAAGCCAAGATGTTGAACAATTACACAATCTGTTGGCAGAACGGCAAACAGTTATGGATGAGGTAGACGGGCTAAATGGGGAGATTGGCCGGTTGGAAAGGTCCGGGTTAAGTTCAGCAATGGCAGAATCAATTAGAATTCTCAAGAGAGAAATTGATACTTTATGGCAGCAAATTGCTGTTCTGGACGAACAAAACAAGGCTGCCTTAAACCGGCAGTTTTTGGAAGTTAAACGTAAAATTATTGGTCTTAAGAACAGTAAAACAGTGCAACAGGCCTATTTCCCCAACAGGCAGCAGAATTTTGGGTATTTTGTAGATAACAAAAAGTAA
- a CDS encoding flagellar protein FlaG: MVEGISPVTNLVQDYTQRPVSLENDFTAVTKGVEPTDKKAEESTPDSQKSAGEFNQDQVRQAVDKMNKTVETYNTELRFQLHEKSGEYMVKIINTKDNSVIREIPPEKILDMVAYFKELVGIVIDKFA; the protein is encoded by the coding sequence ATGGTAGAGGGAATCAGTCCGGTAACAAATCTTGTCCAGGATTATACGCAACGTCCTGTGTCCCTGGAGAATGATTTTACGGCAGTTACCAAAGGGGTTGAACCCACTGATAAAAAGGCTGAGGAATCTACGCCAGACAGCCAAAAGAGTGCCGGTGAGTTTAATCAGGATCAGGTGCGGCAGGCTGTTGACAAAATGAACAAAACCGTGGAAACCTATAACACCGAGTTGCGTTTCCAACTCCATGAAAAGAGCGGCGAGTATATGGTTAAGATTATTAATACCAAGGATAATTCGGTTATCAGGGAGATCCCGCCGGAGAAGATCTTAGATATGGTGGCTTACTTTAAAGAGTTGGTCGGGATTGTAATTGATAAGTTTGCTTAA
- the hepT gene encoding type VII toxin-antitoxin system HepT family RNase toxin has protein sequence MVNDIILNKTQVIKRCLKRIHEEYDNNPGNLDNYTKQDSIILNIQRACEAAIDLAMHIVAEKNLGLPQSSRQAFELLYENNIIDKELAERLKAMVGFRNIAVHDYQSINLHILQKIIEIHLGDFELFTEKLLQID, from the coding sequence ATGGTTAATGATATAATATTAAATAAGACGCAAGTTATAAAACGGTGCCTAAAAAGAATCCATGAAGAATACGATAACAACCCCGGCAACCTGGATAATTACACCAAGCAAGATTCCATCATTCTTAACATTCAAAGGGCCTGTGAGGCCGCCATTGACCTGGCTATGCATATTGTGGCAGAAAAAAATTTAGGCCTGCCGCAAAGTAGCCGGCAAGCCTTTGAATTACTCTATGAAAACAATATCATTGATAAAGAACTGGCGGAACGTTTGAAAGCAATGGTGGGATTTCGAAACATAGCAGTTCATGATTACCAATCTATTAATCTTCATATTTTACAAAAGATTATCGAGATACACCTGGGAGACTTCGAATTATTTACTGAAAAACTGCTGCAAATAGATTAA
- a CDS encoding DegT/DnrJ/EryC1/StrS family aminotransferase produces the protein MEQRIKKVREFETAFANYLGVKYAVAVSSGTAALHAALYAAGVSHKDEVILSPLAHPETAHVIRYFDGVPIYTDIDLATGCLDPDAVRWRISGNTKAIIATHYAGRPCGMEALAKLTADKDIVIIENAAQALGAGYKGKKVGTVSSLTTFDFSHPQGVYTEIGGMVVTNSEEYYGWLKLFRDTGMMYRREELVKDEGPWHFEAQEIGFNYRLTGMQAAAGLSQLEKADAMQIQRSQIARSYYTGLAGVAGLQLPPQTNEYEPAWYSFPVLLEGEFISKRRQIVEYLLGHGIPVDVQYYPIYLHPIYLWQGHPDICTIEGPLCPRAEEFYSRVVNLPVYPGMDERKVMQIITHFKKVLGQ, from the coding sequence ATGGAGCAAAGGATAAAAAAGGTAAGGGAATTTGAAACGGCCTTTGCCAATTATCTTGGGGTAAAATATGCTGTGGCCGTTTCTTCGGGGACTGCTGCTTTACACGCCGCACTTTATGCAGCGGGGGTTAGCCATAAGGATGAGGTGATTCTTTCGCCGCTGGCCCACCCGGAGACGGCCCATGTGATACGTTACTTTGACGGGGTGCCAATATATACAGACATTGATCTTGCCACCGGTTGTTTAGATCCTGATGCTGTGCGCTGGCGTATTTCCGGTAACACCAAAGCTATCATTGCCACCCATTATGCCGGCCGTCCCTGTGGCATGGAGGCCCTGGCTAAATTGACCGCAGATAAGGATATTGTGATCATAGAAAATGCTGCCCAGGCCCTGGGGGCCGGTTATAAGGGAAAGAAAGTGGGGACTGTTAGTTCCTTAACCACCTTTGATTTTTCTCATCCCCAGGGTGTTTATACCGAAATAGGCGGCATGGTGGTAACTAATTCGGAAGAGTATTACGGCTGGCTCAAGTTATTTAGAGATACCGGTATGATGTACCGGCGGGAGGAATTGGTGAAGGATGAAGGACCCTGGCATTTTGAGGCCCAGGAGATAGGCTTTAATTACCGGCTTACCGGTATGCAGGCAGCAGCTGGTTTAAGCCAACTGGAAAAGGCAGACGCCATGCAAATTCAGCGCAGTCAAATAGCCCGGTCATATTATACAGGGCTGGCTGGCGTAGCAGGGCTGCAGTTACCACCGCAGACTAATGAATATGAGCCGGCCTGGTATTCCTTCCCGGTGCTGTTAGAGGGAGAGTTTATCAGTAAACGGCGGCAAATTGTGGAATACCTGTTGGGGCATGGTATTCCGGTGGATGTGCAGTATTATCCCATTTACCTGCACCCTATTTACTTATGGCAGGGGCACCCGGACATTTGCACCATCGAAGGCCCTCTTTGCCCCAGGGCAGAGGAGTTTTACAGCAGGGTTGTAAATCTACCGGTATATCCCGGGATGGACGAGCGAAAAGTTATGCAGATAATAACTCACTTTAAAAAAGTATTAGGACAATAG
- the flgB gene encoding flagellar basal body rod protein FlgB: MDIFNSPMFNLLQRGLDASALRQRVIANNVANLNTPGFKKSYVSFEEQLKAAMESGGGPLKGTHPLHIGVSNMDVKPEVKQVKDTTMRYDGNNVDIDEEMVNLAATTIEYDVISQGLIDRFNVLSMVIGGRR, from the coding sequence ATGGATATTTTCAATAGCCCCATGTTTAATCTGCTGCAGCGGGGGTTGGATGCCAGTGCCCTGCGGCAGCGGGTGATTGCCAATAATGTGGCTAACCTTAATACACCGGGATTTAAAAAATCCTACGTCAGCTTTGAGGAACAACTAAAGGCAGCCATGGAAAGCGGTGGCGGGCCTCTAAAGGGGACACACCCCCTGCACATTGGAGTTAGCAATATGGATGTTAAACCTGAGGTGAAACAAGTCAAAGACACCACCATGCGCTATGATGGCAATAACGTGGATATAGATGAGGAAATGGTTAACCTGGCGGCCACCACCATTGAATATGATGTCATCTCCCAGGGCTTAATTGATCGTTTCAATGTCCTGAGCATGGTCATTGGAGGTAGGAGGTAG
- the flgC gene encoding flagellar basal body rod protein FlgC has protein sequence MGLFDSFAISASGMTSERLRLDLIANNVANMNTAGRPNDPNNPVYRRRVPVFAEQLRQTMAANSTEPRGAGVRVKAIVEDPAPPRIVHEPDNPLADQDGNVAYPNINIVNEMVDMITASRAYEANVTALNAAKSMALKALEISRG, from the coding sequence ATGGGGTTATTTGACAGCTTTGCCATCAGTGCCTCGGGTATGACTTCTGAGCGGCTGCGGTTGGACCTAATTGCCAACAACGTGGCCAACATGAATACCGCCGGGCGGCCCAATGATCCCAATAACCCGGTATATCGCCGCCGGGTGCCCGTCTTTGCGGAACAGCTACGGCAAACCATGGCTGCCAACAGTACGGAACCCAGGGGAGCGGGAGTAAGGGTTAAAGCCATTGTGGAAGACCCGGCACCCCCCAGAATAGTTCACGAACCCGATAATCCGCTGGCCGATCAGGACGGCAATGTAGCTTATCCCAACATTAACATTGTCAATGAGATGGTAGATATGATTACGGCCAGCCGGGCCTATGAAGCCAATGTAACAGCCTTAAACGCGGCCAAAAGTATGGCCCTGAAGGCCCTGGAAATTTCTCGGGGGTAG
- the fliE gene encoding flagellar hook-basal body complex protein FliE: MNIMPVAMPMQIPETNSKAQTDGGTGFAELLNNAINKLNDSQLKADEVMQKFLVGDVQDIHQVTIAMQEAKLTMQLAVEVRNKIVEAYQEISRMQL, translated from the coding sequence ATGAATATCATGCCGGTGGCTATGCCCATGCAAATACCGGAAACCAACTCTAAAGCGCAGACCGATGGAGGGACCGGTTTTGCTGAGCTTCTTAATAATGCCATTAATAAGTTAAATGACAGTCAGCTTAAGGCTGATGAGGTAATGCAAAAATTTTTGGTTGGTGATGTACAAGATATTCACCAGGTTACCATTGCCATGCAGGAAGCAAAGCTAACCATGCAGCTGGCCGTGGAAGTAAGAAATAAGATCGTGGAAGCATATCAGGAAATTTCCCGGATGCAGTTATAA
- the fliF gene encoding flagellar basal-body MS-ring/collar protein FliF, producing MKNLLDKLKQRWRETNQNKKALIILAGAVVLAGVFYLVLTLTRPRYAVLLGDLEPRDAGNIVAQLESDKIPYQLTDQGKTIMVPEDQVDEVRIKLASKGLLNGMGQGFELFDKSKFGETDFEQQVSYQRALQEELRRTITSVEGVEQARVHLVIPTKSVFLDDQGTPSASVVIKLKPGASLKPEQVKGLNDLIIGSVEGLKPENVHIIDTEGHVLNDFLKDSSDVAGAFGGTAVERQQQIRRAYEKELENRVQQMLTKLLGPNKAVAMVTADLDFNQQQTNTTEVLPGPVVSERSTKESGNDAGGGGTAGSTAQMPGQSVPGINNGQSSYTKSDDIKNYQNGTRVQSVVQAPGKVLRLSTAVVLDESVKNLDKTQIQDIVTAAIGFNPQRGDQITVSTMTFDHSELDLAKEMEQEAKQQDNIRLYLIIGAAAAGVLLLLTTIFMLIRRRRRRQKAEQQLLQAQDAVVDEVAEEPPAPKWEIPPPVDKQKELKKIAEERPADIAQVLKVWLKE from the coding sequence TTGAAAAACCTGCTGGATAAATTAAAACAGCGGTGGCGGGAGACAAATCAAAATAAAAAAGCACTCATTATCCTGGCCGGTGCAGTTGTTCTGGCAGGTGTGTTTTATTTGGTTCTAACCCTTACGCGACCCAGATATGCTGTTTTGTTGGGTGACTTGGAGCCTAGGGACGCCGGAAACATTGTGGCCCAGTTGGAAAGTGATAAAATTCCTTACCAGTTAACCGATCAAGGTAAAACCATTATGGTACCCGAGGATCAGGTTGATGAAGTAAGAATAAAGCTGGCCAGCAAGGGATTACTGAACGGTATGGGCCAGGGGTTTGAACTGTTCGATAAGAGTAAATTTGGTGAGACCGACTTTGAACAACAAGTTAGTTATCAAAGGGCCCTGCAGGAAGAATTGAGACGCACCATAACCAGTGTGGAGGGTGTGGAACAAGCCCGCGTACACCTGGTTATTCCCACCAAAAGCGTATTTTTGGATGATCAAGGTACCCCCTCTGCATCAGTGGTGATTAAATTAAAACCCGGGGCCAGTCTAAAACCGGAACAGGTAAAGGGCCTTAATGACTTGATTATCGGCAGTGTAGAAGGGCTTAAGCCAGAAAATGTACATATCATTGATACCGAAGGCCATGTCCTCAATGATTTTCTTAAGGATTCTTCTGATGTGGCCGGGGCCTTTGGCGGTACCGCGGTGGAGCGGCAGCAGCAGATCCGTCGGGCCTATGAGAAGGAATTGGAAAACCGCGTCCAGCAAATGCTGACTAAACTTTTAGGCCCCAATAAGGCGGTGGCCATGGTTACAGCTGACTTGGATTTTAACCAGCAGCAAACCAACACCACCGAAGTGCTTCCCGGTCCGGTGGTAAGTGAACGCAGCACCAAGGAAAGCGGTAATGATGCCGGCGGCGGTGGAACCGCCGGGTCAACGGCCCAAATGCCCGGGCAGAGTGTGCCAGGCATAAATAATGGCCAAAGCAGCTATACCAAATCCGATGATATTAAGAACTATCAAAACGGCACCAGGGTACAATCAGTGGTACAAGCCCCGGGTAAGGTATTGCGGCTGTCCACTGCGGTGGTCCTAGATGAGTCAGTAAAAAATCTGGATAAAACGCAAATTCAAGATATCGTCACCGCGGCCATTGGTTTTAACCCCCAGCGTGGTGATCAGATTACTGTTTCCACCATGACTTTTGACCACAGTGAATTGGATCTGGCCAAGGAAATGGAGCAAGAGGCCAAGCAGCAGGATAATATCAGGTTATATCTTATCATCGGGGCTGCGGCAGCCGGAGTTCTTCTCCTATTAACCACCATATTTATGTTAATTAGACGTCGGCGGCGCCGCCAAAAGGCTGAGCAGCAATTGCTGCAAGCCCAGGATGCTGTGGTCGATGAGGTAGCAGAAGAACCTCCGGCTCCTAAATGGGAAATTCCCCCGCCGGTGGATAAACAGAAAGAATTAAAGAAAATTGCCGAGGAACGGCCTGCCGATATTGCCCAAGTACTTAAAGTTTGGCTAAAGGAATAA
- the fliG gene encoding flagellar motor switch protein FliG: MQYERLSGEQKAAILLISLGADISSKILKYDFTEEEVERITASIAEMDKVPNDIQEQVVQEFVYLIQARDYLINGGVSYAKELLEKTYGYQKSAEILERISSTMQSMPFSSLRKSDPRHILSFIKDEHPQTIAFVLSYLKPDQAAVILSELDPQMQSEVARRVAILDRISPDVAKEVEKVLEKKLSTVAQQEETVVGGIQCLVNILNRVDRATEKTIFDHLERMDPNLSEEVRRMMFIFEDIVKLHDISIQKVLREVDNKDLALAMKGANQEVNNRIYKNMSKRAADMLKEEIEYMGPVRLKDVEEAQQRIVNVIRRLEEAGEIVISRGGEDAIIV; the protein is encoded by the coding sequence ATGCAGTATGAAAGACTTTCCGGAGAACAAAAAGCAGCCATATTGCTCATATCCCTGGGCGCTGATATATCCTCGAAAATCCTAAAGTATGATTTTACTGAGGAAGAAGTGGAGCGAATCACCGCCTCCATTGCGGAAATGGATAAAGTGCCAAATGACATTCAAGAACAGGTGGTACAGGAGTTTGTTTATTTAATTCAGGCCCGGGACTACCTGATTAACGGTGGTGTAAGCTATGCCAAGGAATTGCTGGAAAAAACCTATGGCTACCAAAAGAGTGCGGAGATATTGGAAAGAATCAGTTCCACCATGCAATCCATGCCCTTTAGTTCCTTGCGAAAAAGCGATCCCCGGCATATTTTAAGCTTTATTAAGGATGAACACCCCCAGACCATTGCCTTTGTTTTATCTTATTTAAAACCGGATCAGGCAGCCGTCATTCTTTCGGAACTGGATCCGCAAATGCAAAGTGAGGTGGCCAGAAGGGTGGCCATTTTAGACCGCATATCACCGGATGTGGCTAAAGAGGTGGAGAAGGTACTGGAGAAAAAACTTTCTACCGTGGCCCAACAGGAAGAAACCGTAGTGGGCGGTATTCAGTGTCTGGTGAATATCCTTAACCGGGTGGATCGCGCCACTGAAAAGACCATTTTTGACCATCTGGAGCGGATGGATCCCAACCTCAGCGAAGAAGTCCGCCGCATGATGTTTATCTTTGAAGATATTGTTAAGCTTCATGATATCTCTATTCAAAAAGTATTGCGGGAAGTTGATAATAAAGACCTGGCGCTGGCTATGAAGGGTGCTAACCAGGAAGTTAACAACCGCATTTACAAAAACATGTCCAAGCGTGCTGCTGATATGTTGAAGGAAGAAATCGAATACATGGGTCCGGTTCGCCTGAAGGATGTGGAAGAGGCGCAGCAGCGGATCGTGAATGTAATCAGGAGGTTAGAGGAAGCCGGCGAGATTGTCATTTCCCGTGGTGGGGAGGACGCAATTATTGTTTAA
- a CDS encoding FliH/SctL family protein, producing MFKVIKSAPVEKSDHILPLRQLPVKAVGEGEASLSPEELLHQAKRQAADILNQARAQAAEILQQARSEAELQARQIKEQAKESGWQEGIHAAETEAEKIREQARQVLGQAREVYRQTLEQMESDIVDLAVDIAERVVMAQLAVEPQTIMQIAQEALELVKNRPVVTIYVSEADLAIIESNRARLLHGLPGKVELNILVDNMVQPGGCRVETDQGQVDATLETRWQETIKALYGQEE from the coding sequence TTGTTTAAAGTTATCAAAAGTGCCCCGGTAGAAAAAAGTGACCATATTTTACCTTTACGCCAACTGCCGGTTAAGGCAGTTGGTGAAGGGGAGGCAAGCCTTTCGCCGGAAGAACTTTTGCACCAGGCCAAACGTCAGGCCGCCGATATTTTAAATCAGGCCCGGGCCCAGGCAGCGGAAATTCTGCAACAGGCCAGGTCCGAAGCAGAACTGCAGGCCCGGCAAATCAAAGAGCAGGCCAAAGAGTCGGGTTGGCAGGAGGGCATCCACGCTGCCGAAACGGAGGCTGAGAAAATCAGGGAGCAGGCCCGGCAGGTGCTGGGACAGGCCCGGGAAGTGTATCGACAAACCCTGGAGCAAATGGAGTCCGACATTGTGGACCTGGCGGTGGATATAGCTGAGCGAGTGGTCATGGCCCAACTGGCTGTTGAGCCCCAGACAATAATGCAAATTGCCCAGGAAGCTTTGGAACTGGTTAAGAACCGGCCGGTGGTAACTATTTATGTAAGTGAGGCTGACCTGGCCATCATTGAAAGCAATCGAGCCAGGCTGCTGCATGGGCTGCCGGGTAAGGTTGAGTTAAATATATTAGTAGATAACATGGTGCAGCCCGGGGGCTGCCGGGTGGAGACTGACCAGGGGCAGGTTGATGCCACCCTGGAAACCCGCTGGCAAGAGACCATTAAGGCCCTTTACGGACAAGAGGAGTGA
- the fliI gene encoding flagellar protein export ATPase FliI: MAVKVDINLNPYKERVNRARVLKPIGMVTRVIGLMIEVQGISARIGEVCDILVDGEPEPVRAEVVGFRDQHSLLMPLGELRGIYPGSAVVPSGRTLTVKVGEHLRGKVLDGLGRPLEGDIHNGQAEDFPVDNRPPNPLKRKRIDTVLPTGVRAVDALLTCGKGQRIGIFAGSGVGKSTLLGMIARHGGADVNVIGLIGERGREVLEFLEEDLGPEGMAKSIVVAATSDQPALVRLKGAFVATAIAEYFRDRGLDVMLMMDSVTRFAMAQREVGLAVGEPPATKGYTPSVFALLPKLLERSGMGQNGSITAFYTVLVDGDDLNEPIADAVRGILDGHIVLNRSLASRNHYPAIDVLQSVSRLMPDIVSEEHKAQAGMVKDLLAAYLQAEDLINIGAYVKGSNPKIDAAIAKYDGIINFLRQQPGEFSSYEETLNGLASLVAEDR; this comes from the coding sequence ATGGCGGTTAAGGTTGACATAAACCTTAATCCATATAAAGAACGGGTTAACCGGGCCAGGGTGCTGAAGCCCATTGGTATGGTCACCAGAGTAATAGGATTAATGATCGAAGTGCAGGGCATCAGTGCTCGTATTGGCGAGGTCTGCGATATTCTGGTGGACGGGGAGCCCGAGCCGGTCAGAGCCGAGGTGGTGGGCTTTCGGGACCAGCACTCGCTGTTAATGCCCCTGGGTGAGCTGCGAGGTATCTACCCCGGCAGTGCAGTGGTCCCCAGTGGTCGCACATTAACCGTTAAAGTAGGGGAACACCTGCGGGGTAAGGTACTGGATGGTCTGGGTCGGCCTTTGGAAGGGGATATTCATAACGGCCAGGCCGAGGACTTCCCGGTGGATAACCGCCCCCCCAACCCCTTAAAACGTAAACGTATTGATACCGTGCTGCCCACCGGGGTGCGGGCGGTGGACGCCTTGCTTACCTGTGGTAAAGGCCAGCGGATTGGTATATTTGCCGGCAGCGGCGTGGGTAAAAGTACCCTTTTGGGTATGATTGCCAGGCATGGCGGCGCTGATGTAAACGTGATTGGTTTAATCGGTGAGCGTGGCCGGGAGGTGCTGGAATTTTTAGAGGAAGACCTGGGACCGGAAGGGATGGCTAAATCCATTGTGGTGGCAGCCACCTCGGATCAACCGGCACTGGTCAGATTAAAGGGGGCCTTTGTGGCCACCGCCATCGCCGAGTATTTTCGGGACCGTGGACTGGATGTGATGCTGATGATGGATTCGGTCACCCGTTTTGCCATGGCCCAGCGGGAAGTTGGCCTGGCGGTGGGGGAACCGCCGGCCACCAAAGGTTATACTCCTTCGGTATTTGCCCTGCTGCCTAAACTGTTGGAACGGTCCGGCATGGGCCAAAATGGTTCCATTACCGCCTTTTACACGGTGCTGGTGGATGGTGATGACCTCAACGAGCCCATTGCCGATGCAGTGCGGGGGATTTTGGACGGCCACATTGTGCTGAATCGTTCATTGGCCTCCCGTAACCATTACCCGGCCATTGATGTGCTGCAGAGTGTCAGCCGTTTAATGCCTGATATAGTTTCAGAAGAACACAAGGCCCAGGCCGGCATGGTCAAGGATTTGCTGGCTGCATACCTGCAGGCAGAGGATTTAATCAACATCGGTGCCTATGTTAAGGGGTCTAACCCCAAAATTGATGCTGCTATTGCTAAGTATGACGGCATCATAAACTTTTTAAGGCAACAACCGGGGGAATTTAGCAGCTACGAAGAAACATTGAATGGATTAGCCTCACTGGTGGCGGAGGATAGATAA
- the fliJ gene encoding flagellar export protein FliJ, with protein sequence MKKFQFRLEQVLQQRIKREEATLLEQARAEQECDRCQRELAASERKLEEALQAATAFVRPDEQMQSLIYREHLQQVIARQRRLLQRSQEILQLRQAATMKARQERMVLEKLKEKKFREYQELEMYLEQREIDELAALRFGRG encoded by the coding sequence GTGAAAAAGTTTCAATTTAGGCTGGAACAGGTGCTGCAACAAAGAATTAAACGGGAAGAGGCGACTTTACTGGAACAAGCCAGGGCGGAGCAAGAATGTGACCGATGTCAGCGAGAACTTGCGGCCAGTGAACGAAAGTTAGAAGAAGCACTACAGGCTGCCACCGCCTTTGTTCGTCCGGATGAGCAAATGCAATCCCTGATCTACCGGGAACATCTACAGCAAGTAATTGCCCGCCAGAGAAGGCTGTTACAAAGGTCCCAGGAAATACTGCAGTTGCGCCAAGCAGCAACTATGAAGGCCCGCCAGGAGCGCATGGTACTGGAGAAATTAAAGGAGAAAAAGTTCAGAGAGTATCAAGAATTGGAAATGTACCTGGAGCAAAGGGAAATTGATGAACTGGCCGCATTAAGGTTTGGCCGGGGATAA